One Plasmodium malariae genome assembly, chromosome: 3 genomic window, tatacaactCATTGATTATATACCGAATTTACGCGAACAGTGTTTGTTGTAGTTATACACAATGGCCAAGTACCGTATGCACTTCGCTATACACTGAAACTTATAATGGCATGCATTTTATGCgaatgccttttttttttttttttctcccccCTTTGCCGTTTTATGACCTACGTACAAcgatatgtacatatatgtatgtatttatatatatgtgtacatatgtatacataatatatgtacataatgtAAATGCATTTCTGTGCGCCCGAAGCGTGTAGAAGAGAGCcactaattaatttttatttttatttccaccTCTTCTCTTGCTTCTTAGATTTACAGGTTTGAACAAACTCAGCTGCTTCGTTATATACTGTTGAGTATTTCCGCATTCACAAAATTTACATGCCCATATACAGGAAATTCGAGTCGAATGTTGTAGcaaattaaatgataaataaataaatcagtatataaataaatatataaacaaatatataaataaatatataaataaatataaaaataaataaatatatatatatacatatatatatgtataaatcgTTATAAAAAATGGTTAAGTGTGTACTATTTTTAAGCGTCCTTGTGTTGTTGGAGGTAGTGATATGTAAGTCTAATATATCGAAATGCTTATTTTTTGACAAACGAAATTCAGATTTAAAACAAACGTTTTACGTACCTACGAGTGATGTTAACATGTACAAAGCTACAATTCAAAAGTTGTTGACAAAAGAAATTAGTTTACTTGATGAATCATTGGATGGTAATGAAAAAAGCAGCttaaataatagtaacaataatatttcaaattttgaagatattaaacaaaaggatgaaaaaaaaaaaaaaaataaagaatttgaagagaaattaaaatatattgaaaagtATAGAAATTATGCCAggaatgtattaaaaaatgttgaaTTCAAGTGTGAAAGTATTGATGATTATGAGTCCAAGATTAAATGTAATTTGTGTGTGTATACTGaaattgtaaataataagCACATAAGACAAGGACAAATAgtacaaatttttatgaatgaatgtatgtatggtttttattattatgacaATATTAATCAATACACTTCAAATAATAAAGCCATCAAAAATATTAGTGACCATAACTCAGAGTCCAAGTTGGACGATATTTACTTTAGCATTACGAAAGATGTAGTTAATGGGAATACTGACCAAATCAATTTCTTTAAGCAACAGTCAAGCAAGTACCACCCAGTGTGTTACGTCACTGAGTGATGTGAGTGATTAAATTGTGTGtaattatatgaatgtgTCATCAAAGTAGGTAACCGTTGTGCgtaaattatgaacatgtcACCAAATTGCGAAAAAGTTGTGAgtaaattatgaacatgtcATAATATTATGAGCATAGCATGGGCAAAGTTTTATATGCCATATCATacgtgaaaaaaaaaaaataaaataaaaaataagtcaTCAAAGTGAACTGCAGTGGTGAAGAAAAGCATAATCCTTATGCAAAACTTGCATATGCTTTCtacaaatttttcatttttttcaaaaacgtcttaatgttattttttatgaagaGGAAAAgcatatgcatgtacatatacatatacatatacatatacatatacatatacatatacatatacatatacatatacatatacatatacatatacatatatatacatatatatatgtataataaaaaaatatgaacaggaAATAGTGTATTAAATAGTGAAACGCGTAATAGTATGTAGTGTGTCCAAGGTACATgtgtacacatgtatatatacatacttatgtatatacatatatatatatatttatccatttttacATTCATATATCATTAAGACGTAGCTATTTTATACCCCATTCTttgcttttccttttcctttatttttttttccttttttttttttaaacccTTATTAATACGTAACCAAATACCACATATTGTTAATGTTTTactactttatttttacatataaatatgcatacatatattcgtGCATACGTGTGTTCATTTCATCTCCACCCCTCCATTTTGTACGCTTAAAACTTATCACTTTTGCTCGTCTtgcaaattttaaaacatgaaATTTCGCATGCATGACTGCATAACTAAGAGATTTGAAGTGATTAGACGTGACTAAACCATGACTAGAAATGTCTAGCAGTGACTAGACGTGTAactgaaaattaaaatttttttaactgtTTAGAAGTGTCGTGTTCGTATCTAACACAATCAAGAAATGAGGCGACGAGCATCTCACatgcacatgtacatgtattacGTATACGTGCGCATCATGTTTCcgttttattaaaaaggagTTACAAAAAtgctttaataaaaagatatactAAGTAGTTGTAAAATGCACACATGTGAAGCCTTCTTTTTGTTCCTACTTTTTTGTCCgcttattcaaaaaattttttttcacgAAGTAGACATTTTGCActaaagaaatgaaaaaaaatcgaGTAACTTGACAACATGACGACTTAATGAAATGACAACTCAGCGGTGTAACGAAGCAGTGATGCAGTGGGGAAAGCCGCTTTACTAAGCCAGCTTCCGAGTGTCCATGGTCATCCGTCAATCAGTTCGTGAACATGCGCTCCTTATCGGCTGAACTGAAAGAACTACATTTTCATGCTCTTCACAAATTGCTTCTTATCCGTGTAGGTAAACTTATGATtgtatttcaaaaaaagttGGTGCTCAAGCAATTTACTGTTTGTAGTATTATGCCAAGGTATATCTACATTAGAGTTGTTTTCATACAAACTGTCATGTACTCCCTGTATAACAAATATAGGAATACGGAATTTCAGACTGTACACATGATCCAGTACTTTGTTATGAGAAAATGGTTCAAAAGCATTATTGCTGTtgttaaaacaaaaaaagtctgtttcaataaaatattgaattTTTACAAGGTCATTTCTAAATGTTGGTATTATTTCATCGTTTAATGTaatactaatatttttttcagagCAATACAAGGTAGAAACATTCTGTtgcattataatttttttattcgaTATAACATTATATGAAGAATTATCTGAGTCAAGTGATGAATAACCTTCTTCTAAAGcatcattttcatcataCAATCTATTTCTTGTAATAGTTAAAATTTTGGggtttattttaattttttcaattcttACTAGATAAGCATCTACATGTAAAGTATGTATCTCCgcatttttaaaatctatatttatattaataatactattaggtgtaaatgtatttgttatattattatttattccatCCGTTACtgtaataaaacaaatatttttattattcgaGTTTATcctatatacatttttagaTGGATTATTAAAAGGcgcattctttttttcttcgtcTATATTAAGCAGAAATGAATCTGTACTAGTATTATTTGCATTTGATAAAGAAcatgattttattttttttgtattaatacACCTGAACATGTTTTCTTCAtacatatgttttattatggtattcattttttcaaaatttttatcgtAATATACTATACAGTTGCTCTTATCTTGTCTTTCGTTGTTGCTCCTATGCTGTCCTTCGTTGTTGCTCTTATCCTGTCCTTCGTTGTTGCTCTTATCCTGTCCTTCGTTGTTGCTCTTATCCTGTCCTTCGTTGTTGCTCTTATCCTGTCCTTCGTTGCTGCTCTTATCCTGTCCTTCGTTGTTGCTCTTATCTTGTCCTTCGTTGTTGCTCTTATCTTGTCCTTCACTGTTGCTCCTATGCTGTCCTTCATTGCTTCTCTTACTTTTTGTTTCTCCTTTCGTTTCTTGCCTAATTTTGTCATGGTCCTCATTGCCCCTATCACCCTCCTCTGAATGGGTTCCCCTTCTTCTTTTGCTATCACTGCTCTGGCCCATTCCTTCCTCATGCATTTCACCTGGTATGTCTTCATTTGCACTGCTTCTACTAcagttgttgttgttgttgttgttgttgttgttgttgttgttgttgttgttgttgttgttgttgttgttgctGCTACTGCTGCTACTGCTTCTGctgctactgctactgctgctactgctactgctgCTTCTACTGCTGCTGTGATTGTCGTCACTACCGTAGTTATTACTACTGTGCCTTTTGTTGTGAGCACGCACCTGAGGAGCTGGACAGTTAACGGCGTCTCCCTCTCCTTCTCCCTCCTCCTCTTCATCGCTACATGTACTTTGCTCCGACTGTGAGTAGCTGTCAAAATTTATGTTGGCAAAATTACTCTCACTACCTTTtgcatacacatatttaGCTTTGTCTAAAACTAGGTTGTCATACCATCGTATAGGCACATATTTCACTTCATTGAACATAAAGTCATCATaattgcaaaaataaaaatggttCAAATCGTCATCATCATACAGGACGATATTATTTAGAGGGCACTCCAAAAATGCATCATCCTCCTGGTGATGGTGATGCTCATGATACTTCTGTTGTTGATGATGACGCTGATCATCTGCTTGTTCACCTGAGCAATATTGATCCCATTTATTACTTCTACTCGTGCTTCTACCCCTACTGCTATTATTAAATGCTGTATCCATATCTCCGAATGTTCCACTTGTGTGCCCCTCACCTGTGCACGCTGCGCTTGCTATGCATGTTCCATTTCGCTCTTTATTTGCAGAGTCCTCCTTTGGTAAGGGATTCCCTCCCTGTTTCTTCTCTATTCCAAGTACGGGGGACGATGATCGATTTAAAACCAATGATGGCACATCTGACAAGCCCTTACAGCCACTACCACCCGCCTCTTTTAAAGTATTACTATTACAGTTCCGTAACATGTTTATAAGGGACCGAAAAGGTAAGCCTTTCTTCATACGCGGATTGGTTCTAACTTTACCGATATAGTAGTCGTAGTGGTATACTATGTAAAAAAACAagtgcaaaaaataaaagtaattgtAATTGTAAACAACATAGTTCAGTAAATAAAGAGAAGAATCTTCTTTCCTCTGGCAGCAAATGTTATAGATACATAACAAGCATTCTAAGTTTGTTTTGTTCGCAttgttgtaaatatatgtcgGGATATTCATACTATTAAAGCTAGCTTTCTGCAGAGCGTTTACCATTGCGCGTTTATTACTGCTGTAGGTTTTGTAGTCATAATCTTTGGAATTACTATCTTTGGTGTAATCGTCTTTGGTATCCTCATCTTTATAATTTCTGTTCTTACTTTCACTATCTTTAAAGAAAATGCTTTTAAAGAAACCAGCTTTATATTCGCTTTCTTTGGTTTCGCTATCTTTACATTCACTTTCTATGAAGGCACTTCCTATACAATCATTCGACCTAAAGCCGCCATAACTCCCAGTTATGCTATCCCTCTTTGAATCCctaattataatatgaaagTTGTGGAAGAAAtacttataattatttcCCTTGTTATCTATTTTTAGATCCAATGGTTTTATAGGGAAGcatgaaaaattaagtataGGTGAAGTATGATACTTAGCGCTTAGAACTTGTATGGGGAAATAAGCTTCAGATTTCTTTGTAATAAattcttttctatttttatataatcgTTTAACTGactgtacatatatgtaatacttaaattttacattttttccattatatgATGGGGGTACAAAAGGCGGTAATATACATTCTAAAAGGTAATAAGATAAATCATCGggtttttcaaaatttatatctgtacataatattatagagTTAGtataaaagattaaaaacTTCTGTTCATTTATATCTCTCCTACGATAAAACGGAAAATTTAATCTATCTTGTTTCCCAATCAGATCAttactatttatatataatacctcgttattaaatatatacattccatatatatatataactatataatCCAGTTTAACATTTCCAAAGTATTTCCTAGGTCCTTTCAATCTAAATATAGCTTTAAATACATCACCGCTGCATGCATATTTCTCTTCTAGGTGTATACTCAGCGTTACTGGGTCACTCTCTAAGTTCTCAAGGTTTATATTGTTCTCTTTTGTTTTGTTAGTATAAAAGAGAAAGTTCATCAGGCTGGAGGCTTATTCAAAATGGCGATTGGATGAGGGGTCGCGGTTCACGCgtacatatgtgtaaatgGATACATGCGTACGTgtacacatacgtacatacatatatatatattacacgcacataaatatatatatattacacgcacataaatatatatatatacatatatatatatgtatatatacttaaatacttgcatgcatacatacatacgtgtaaacatatatatatagtactaCAACATTTTGTGAGTGTATATGTACGCTATCGATGCATACATATAACGCACGAATTGGTAAAATTTACGAACTGCGCGGAAAATCGTTCTCCTCGTCCATCGCTTGAGGAACGCATATCGTTTTGCTTAACTGACacgaattaataaaaaaaaaaaaaaagtagctTCACAAAAATaaccattaaaaaaaagccTGTTGCATGTTTGCATGCTTGTACTTGAGCTATAGTATCGTTAACTTTGTATTCTCTAATGATGGAACGTTTTTCATCGTGACAAGTATTAGAAAGagggataaaaaaaaaggatactCATAAAACACGTGGTAAATTACCATATAcgcaaatatatacatatatataaatatgtatgcatataattaTGTGCTCATGCCCACATCATACTAAATGATAATCTAACCATTAGCAGTAATTTATGGATACTCTCCTTCgctataatattttatatatttttttctcaatttttttagatCGAAATACACgttaatgtatatttttttttttttttttttttttttaactactGCAGATGtatgttaataattattaaaaaattcaatgAATCACTGAAATAGttgtgatatatattataatatatatattattgagTATATATCGTATTTGTAATGATCATTtgtttctttaatttttcttcgtccattaaactatatattttttttttttttttttttttgttttaataagAATGAGTTAAATTAAGTAACGATCTACTTATCGTGTAACCTTTTCCTCATTACGTTACATTcttttgtttcatttattttaggCTTGCTCTCCTCATTGTTTTGGCTCCCaatttttgttcataatttttgtccctaatttttgttcataatttttgtccctaatttttgttcataatttttgcccctaatttttgttcataatttttgtccctaatttttgttcataatttttacccctaatttttgttcataacttttttttttttacctgaCTGAGCAATAATAAAGGGAATTTTTTTGTGATATGCAGTTATAGGAGTCAGTggaaaatacatatatatatatacatatatatatgcatatatataatattgtgtAACGGACCATCGGGTTTTTAAGgattttccattttaacatattccttttaatatttttactgaAATTTTTTCGACTCTTTCCAAACGAAAAAGAATTCTTACATAcacatacttatatacaca contains:
- the PmUG01_03027500 gene encoding conserved Plasmodium protein, unknown function is translated as MVKCVLFLSVLVLLEVVICKSNISKCLFFDKRNSDLKQTFYVPTSDVNMYKATIQKLLTKEISLLDESLDGNEKSSLNNSNNNISNFEDIKQKDEKKKKNKEFEEKLKYIEKYRNYARNVLKNVEFKCESIDDYESKIKCNLCVYTEIVNNKHIRQGQIVQIFMNECMYGFYYYDNINQYTSNNKAIKNISDHNSESKLDDIYFSITKDVVNGNTDQINFFKQQSSKYHPVCYVTE
- the PmUG01_03027600 gene encoding conserved Plasmodium protein, unknown function, translating into MNFLFYTNKTKENNINLENLESDPVTLSIHLEEKYACSGDVFKAIFRLKGPRKYFGNVKLDYIVIYIYGMYIFNNEVLYINSNDLIGKQDRLNFPFYRRRDINEQKFLIFYTNSIILCTDINFEKPDDLSYYLLECILPPFVPPSYNGKNVKFKYYIYVQSVKRLYKNRKEFITKKSEAYFPIQVLSAKYHTSPILNFSCFPIKPLDLKIDNKGNNYKYFFHNFHIIIRDSKRDSITGSYGGFRSNDCIGSAFIESECKDSETKESEYKAGFFKSIFFKDSESKNRNYKDEDTKDDYTKDSNSKDYDYKTYSSNKRAMVNALQKASFNSMNIPTYIYNNANKTNLECLLCIYNICCQRKEDSSLYLLNYVVYNYNYFYFLHLFFYIVYHYDYYIGKVRTNPRMKKGLPFRSLINMLRNCNSNTLKEAGGSGCKGLSDVPSLVLNRSSSPVLGIEKKQGGNPLPKEDSANKERNGTCIASAACTGEGHTSGTFGDMDTAFNNSSRGRSTSRSNKWDQYCSGEQADDQRHHQQQKYHEHHHHQEDDAFLECPLNNIVLYDDDDLNHFYFCNYDDFMFNEVKYVPIRWYDNLVLDKAKYVYAKGSESNFANINFDSYSQSEQSTCSDEEEEGEGEGDAVNCPAPQVRAHNKRHSSNNYGSDDNHSSSRSSSSSSSSSSSSRSSSSSSSNNNNNNNNNNNNNNNNNNNNNNCSRSSANEDIPGEMHEEGMGQSSDSKRRRGTHSEEGDRGNEDHDKIRQETKGETKSKRSNEGQHRSNSEGQDKSNNEGQDKSNNEGQDKSSNEGQDKSNNEGQDKSNNEGQDKSNNEGQDKSNNEGQHRSNNERQDKSNCIVYYDKNFEKMNTIIKHMYEENMFRCINTKKIKSCSLSNANNTSTDSFLLNIDEEKKNAPFNNPSKNVYRINSNNKNICFITVTDGINNNITNTFTPNSIININIDFKNAEIHTLHVDAYLVRIEKIKINPKILTITRNRLYDENDALEEGYSSLDSDNSSYNVISNKKIIMQQNVSTLYCSEKNISITLNDEIIPTFRNDLVKIQYFIETDFFCFNNSNNAFEPFSHNKVLDHVYSLKFRIPIFVIQGVHDSLYENNSNVDIPWHNTTNSKLLEHQLFLKYNHKFTYTDKKQFVKSMKM